One Torulaspora globosa chromosome 5, complete sequence DNA window includes the following coding sequences:
- a CDS encoding aldo/keto reductase → MSELFAPAPEPPTELGRLNLLSKTAGIKVSPLALGAASIGNAWSEYLGSSNKERAFELLDVYYEAGGNFIDTANNYQNEESEAWIGEWMESRKIRDQLVIATKFTSDYKAYEVGKGRSANFGGNNRRSLHVSVRDSLKKLKTDWIDILYVHWWDHMTSIEELMDSLHVLVQQGKVLYLGASDTPAWVVSAANYYAVSRGKTPFSVYQGRWNVMLRDFEREILPMAKHFGMALVPWDVLGGGRFQTKESIEERKKRGEKLRSFGQPPEQTELEVKISSALEKVAKEHGTQSVTAIALAYIRSKGTNVFPLVGGKKVEHLKDNIAALSIKLTREQVSYLESVVPFDIGFPTSLIGQNPAISGELAFLSASCYKLNLDSLQFK, encoded by the coding sequence ATGTCTGAGTTGTTTGCACCTGCACCTGAACCTCCTACCGAGTTGGGCCGCTTAAACCTTTTGTCGAAAACCGCTGGCATCAAGGTTTCACCGTTGGCCTTGGGAGCGGCATCGATTGGAAACGCATGGTCTGAGTATTTAGGTTCATCAAACAAGGAGCGCGCTTTCGAATTGCTAGACGTGTACTACGAAGCAGGTGGGAACTTTATCGACACGGCGAACAACTACCAGAACGAAGAGTCGGAGGCTTGGATCGGTGAATGGATGGAATCGAGGAAGATTCGCGACCAGCTCGTGATCGCTACAAAGTTTACAAGCGATTACAAGGCTTATGAAGTGGGCAAAGGCAGAAGTGCGAATTTTGGCGGGAACAACAGGCGCAGTCTGCACGTAAGTGTCCGCgactccttgaagaagctgaagacGGACTGGATCGATATCTTGTATGTCCACTGGTGGGACCATATGACTTCGATAGAGGAATTGATGGATAGCTTGCACGTTCTGGTGCAGCAGGGTAAAGTTTTGTACCTAGGAGCTTCTGACACACCAGCATGGGTCGTGTCCGCCGCCAACTATTACGCTGTGTCGCGTGGCAAGACTCCGTTCAGTGTTTATCAAGGCAGATGGAACGTTATGCTCAGAGATTTCGAGCGAGAGATTCTTCCAATGGCCAAGCATTTCGGTATGGCGCTCGTGCCCTGggatgttcttggtgggGGAAGGTTCCAGACCAAAGAATCCATCGAGGAGCGTAAAAAGCGTGGAGAGAAATTGCGGTCGTTTGGTCAGCCTCCTGAGCAGACAGAGTTGGAAGTGAAGATCAGTTctgctttggagaaagtTGCCAAAGAACATGGCACGCAATCCGTAACAGCTATTGCTCTTGCGTATATCAGGTCCAAAGGAACCAACGTCTTCCCGCTTGTGGGAGGCAAAAAGGTCGAGCATTTAAAGGACAACATTGCAGCTTTATCGATCAAGCTGACTCGAGAACAAGTCAGCTATCTCGAAAGTGTTGTTCCCTTTGATATCGGGTTCCCCACAAGTCTTATTGGTCAGAACCCAGCCATCTCGGGGGAGCTCGCTTTCCTTTCTGCATCTTGTTATAAGCTAAACCTTGATTCCTTGCAGTTCAAATGA
- a CDS encoding lactate 2-monooxygenase: protein MEFLETPAGNPLQYMATVYGRGLNYERPPFTFQSNEWEALARNRMSQEALGYVCGNASTGETYQKNREAFKKWSIVPRRLVKTTSYPSLKINLFGREIPSPIATAPVGVLRIFNPDGEIAVAKAAARERVPYIYSSAAATAMEDVAKANGDGVRWFQLYWPANEHNDITASLLKRAKANGFSALFVTLDTYKLGWRPSDLNNGYNPFLRSDSIGTALGFSDPVFRSHFKAKHGKEVEEDLHSAASEWASMIFPGFSHGWEDIAFLREHWDGPIILKGIQSVQDAKHAVELGIEGIVVSNHGGRQQDGGPASLDCLVKIVKAVRDKIDIIFDSGIRCGADIAKAMAIGAKMVLVGRPYVYGLVLGGEEGVEHVLRSLLGDLTMNLHLAGIPSVSQKDLNVDSLEFSG from the coding sequence ATGGAATTTCTCGAGACACCTGCAGGAAACCCATTGCAATATATGGCCACCGTTTACGGACGCGGTCTCAACTACGAACGTCCCCCATTTACGTTTCAAAGCAACGAGTGGGAAGCCCTTGCGAGAAATCGCATGTCACAAGAGGCGCTCGGTTATGTTTGCGGAAATGCCAGCACTGGTGAGACATATCAAAAGAACAGGGAGGCCTTTAAAAAATGGTCGATCGTGCCACGCCGTTTGGTGAAAACTACGTCGTATCCCTCCCTCAAAATCAATTTGTTCGGACGGGAAATCCCATCGCCAATAGCAACTGCGCCAGTCGGAGTGCTGCGTATCTTCAATCCTGACGGAGAAATCGCCGTCGCTAAGGCGGCCGCCAGGGAACGGGTTCCGTATATTTACAGTTCTGCTGCCGCCACAGCAATGGAGGATGTTGCCAAAGCTAATGGCGATGGAGTTCGCTGGTTTCAATTGTATTGGCCTGCCAATGAGCATAATGACATCACAGCAAGTCTTCTAAAGCGGGCGAAAGCGAATGGATTTAGTGCTCTTTTCGTTACCTTGGACACTTACAAACTTGGATGGCGTCCAAGTGACCTGAACAACGGATACAACCCATTTCTGCGTTCGGACAGCATAGGAACAGCGCTCGGGTTTTCTGATCCAGTGTTTCGCAGCCACTTCAAAGCAAAGCATGGCaaagaagtcgaagaagacttGCACAGCGCCGCTAGTGAATGGGCCAGCATGATATTTCCTGGATTCAGTCATGGTTGGGAAGACATTGCGTTCCTGCGTGAGCACTGGGACGGGCCCATCATTCTGAAGGGGATCCAGTCAGTCCAAGATGCAAAGCATGCTGTAGAATTGGGCATCGAGGGGATCGTCGTATCTAACCACGGTGGTAGACAGCAAGATGGTGGACCCGCATCCTTGGACTGTCTGGTGAAGATTGTTAAAGCGGTTAGAGATAAGATAGATATTATTTTCGACTCTGGCATTCGCTGCGGTGCTGACATTGCGAAAGCGATGGCTATTGGGGCCAAAATGGTCCTTGTAGGTAGACCCTACGTTTACGGTTTGGTCTTGGGAGGCGAGGAAGGTGTCGAACATGTTTTACGTTCGTTGCTAGGAGACCTAACGATGAATTTGCATCTTGCAGGCATCCCTTCTGTGTCTCAAAAGGACCTCAATGTTGACTCTCTGGAATTTAGTGGCTGA